In one window of Gudongella oleilytica DNA:
- a CDS encoding esterase family protein: protein MRIEYHEFYSSSLNRMMPFKSYGHGGKPIIVFPSSGGSFYEYEDFGMIEACSSLIEEGVVRFYTPDSVDQESWLNKGKWPGDMARMHNAYDHYIVNELVPFIWAHSGWQGGFMTTGCSMGGYHSANFYFRHPDVFDSVIALSGLYDARFFVGNNLSDPDVYFNSPVDYLSNLNDLKYLEAYRHGNIIICTGLGKWEEDTIRDTRLLKDILDSKGVPAWIDFWGYDVDHDWTWWRVQMPYFLNSLRAQGKL, encoded by the coding sequence ATGAGAATTGAATATCATGAATTTTACAGCTCCAGTCTTAACAGGATGATGCCTTTTAAGAGCTACGGGCATGGAGGTAAGCCCATTATTGTTTTCCCGTCATCGGGAGGCAGCTTTTACGAATATGAGGATTTTGGAATGATAGAGGCATGCAGCAGTCTTATTGAGGAGGGTGTCGTAAGATTCTATACTCCTGACAGTGTAGATCAGGAAAGCTGGCTCAATAAGGGTAAGTGGCCTGGTGATATGGCAAGAATGCATAATGCTTATGATCATTACATAGTCAATGAACTGGTCCCCTTTATATGGGCTCACAGTGGCTGGCAGGGAGGTTTTATGACTACAGGCTGCAGCATGGGAGGCTATCATAGTGCAAACTTCTATTTCAGGCATCCTGACGTGTTTGATTCGGTTATAGCGCTTAGCGGGTTATATGATGCAAGGTTCTTTGTAGGGAATAACCTGTCCGACCCCGATGTTTACTTTAATTCACCGGTGGATTATCTTTCAAATCTTAACGACCTCAAATATCTTGAGGCTTATAGACACGGAAACATAATTATCTGTACCGGGCTTGGAAAATGGGAGGAGGATACCATAAGGGACACCAGGCTATTAAAGGATATCCTCGACAGCAAAGGAGTACCTGCATGGATCGATTTCTGGGGGTATGACGTGGACCATGACTGGACATGGTGGAGAGTTCAGATGCCGTATTTCCTTAATAGCCTTAGGGCTCAGGGAAAGTTGTAA